The nucleotide sequence AGACGCTTACCCCGTTGCCGCTCACGGATTGATTGATGATATGCGGAATCAACTTGTTGAGAGTCTGTTTGAGGATGACCTGTTCATTTGGTGGACTGATGCGTTCCAAGAGTCTACAACCTCTCAGCACGCAAATCCATTCAATCGCTTCCGAGATGTGGCCCGTGAAGGGAGTGGCGTTACCCGAGTGAGCGACCCCGTCCGAGAGAAATTTAGCCGGGCTGTGGCTAACGTGTTCTTCTCCATTCTGAAGTTCGACTTTTCACGGATAGAGGGCGACCCGTTGGGGAACCTCTATCAGCGGTACTTCGACCCTGAGACGCGGAAGGCCCTTGGTGAGTTCTACACCCCACAGCCCGTGATTGATTACATTATGGACGGGGTAGATTATGATGTAGGAGTTTCCGCTGAACGCTTGATTGACCCTGCCTGTGGCTCAGGGACGTTCCTTGTTGAAGCGGTGAGGCGATACAAGCAGGACGTTCGACGATACAACGACGACCCCGATTGGGAGAATCATCTTACGGAACTATGCTCTCGCCCACACATCGTTGGGCTTGATATTCACCCGTTTGCCGTGCTAATGGCCCAAATCCGGTTTATGGTGGAAATCCTGCCGGAGTACCGAGAAGCCAAGCGGAACAATCCTCAGTTCACGATTCGACGGCTCCCGATATTCCGAACAGACAGCCTTCGGAATGAGCGAGAGAGTACCGGGGCAGACCTTGGAAGTGACGGACAACGACAACTCACCTTTGATTCGCTCACCGAAGACAATCAGGACGTACTCATTCCTGTTCCTCTCCCCGTTGAGGTGGATGAAGATGAAGTGGAAGAGACGGACGGCGAGTTCCTTGTTCAGCGCGTCCGTATGCCGCTATTCAATACGATTCAACTACAAACCAATGTGAGCAATTTCGGGGAGTATTTCGCGGCTCTACAGGGCGTCTTGGACGTTGTAAAGTACCATATGAGCGAAGAATGGTGGGAGTATGGTGGCGGTCTTCAGGAAGGTATCTCACGCTATACAACGCGAGAGTATGAGGGTGTAGAGGAGTTCTTCGCGCCGTATGTTGATGATATTCTGAGTACCGTCCGATACCTACGGGAAGAACACGGTGACGGTCGCCTGTTCAAGATGTTGGAAGACAGCGTTCTGTCGCTTGTTGTGAAGAACTACTTGGACTACGAATACGTGGTCGGGAATCCCCCTTACGTCCGGATTCAACATCTACCTGATTCTCAGAAGGACTACTTCGCTCAGTTGTACGACTCTACGACAGGGAATTACGACATTTACTGTCCCTTCTACGAACGGGGATTAGATTGGCTCAGCGAGGGAGATGGTCGGCTTGGATTCATCACACCGAATCAGTTTATGGTGACAGACTATGGGGAAGGAATCCGGAAGGTGATGCTCCAAGAAGCCCAAATCGATGAGATATACGATTTCCGAGATTCGGGTGTGTTTGAAGACGCAACAAACTACCCGGCAATAGTAATCCTGAGCGATGAGGATGATGAATCAATTCGCCGGGAGAATCAAATCCGCTGTGTCCGGGTGAAAGCGAACGTGGATGATGATAGTGGAAGAGCGTTGGATGAAGAGATTATTCAGGCTGTTCGTGACCACCGAGGAGAACCGGGGTATAGCGATGAATATATTGATGTTTTTGATTATCCACAGGGTGAACTCGGAGAGGGTTATTGGCCCCTGATGCCGCCTGAAGAACTTCAAGTTTTCAACAAACTCGCAAATCAAGGTAATACCTCAATTGGAGAGGCAACTGATGCGGTATTCCAAGGTATTCGTACAAGCAAGAACAAAGTGTATATCGTTGAGGTGTTGGATGCAGACCGGATTGAATCAACGGACACGGGCGGAACGGTTACAGTAATTCCTTCAGGGTTCTCAGAAGAGTTTGAAATTGAGACAGACCTGTTACGTCCGTTCTTACAAGGGAATGACGTTGAACGGTGGCGAGGGGAGTGGTCGGGGAGTCACGTTATCTACCCATACCACGTTCAGAATGACGACGGTGAGCGGAGCGCCACCTTGTACTCAGAAGAAGAACTACGGCAAGAGACTCCGTTGACGTGGGAGTATTTCCGGGCCTACGAAGATGAACTTAGAGGAAGAGAGAGGGGGGCTTGGGAAGATAGCGATACTTGGTGGGAGTTCGGTAGAACACAGAATCTTGAGAAATTTGAACAGCGGAAAATTGTTCAGGCCCATATCTGTAGAAATGCTACGTTTATGATAGATGAAGCGGGGACGTGGTACTTCACTACAGCATATGGGGTCTTGCTTGAGCCGGACTACCGAGAAATCACCGAAGAGGTTGCTTGTCAACTGAACTCAAAGGCTCTTGATTTCTACTTCAAGCACATCACCACGGTCAAGGCAGGGGGATACTACGAATACCGCTCTCAGTATGTTGAGAAACTTCCCTGTGTGGTTAGCGAGAATTCTTCCTTCCCGGTGATGCGGGAAAAATCGGAATCTATCGTAGATACCATCGATTTAGAAAGTAAGACAGAACGCTTCCCGGAAGCCTACTTGGGTGACTTTGAGGGCGAGTTAGATTACATTGATTACGAATGGCAAACACGCCGGTATCCGGTGGATGCTCACATACAGGCACAGGCAGACGGGACGTTCGCTGTCGAAGCCGGACGGTCGGATAGCATCACAGACCCACGGATGGATAGCCAAGACCGCGCCAAGTACGTTCACGCCGCTGTAGATGGCCGCAACGTGAAGAGCGGGGAAGAGATGAGTATCCCCATTCCTCGGCGAGATACAGGCGTGAGGGCGCTCTTGGATGCGTTAGAGGAAGACAGGGAGACTGTAGAGAATACGGATATTGGTGAGTTGGAAGCCGATATTGACCAAGCCGTGTATAAGATGTTTGAGTTGACTGAGGAAGAGCGCGAAGTGATTGAAGACTACTTGGAAGTGTTCTGAAGACCTACCAACCACCTTCAAACTCAACTTCAAGACCGCATCTCTCGGCAAATCGCCGTATGTAGCGTATTTTATCCTCTTTGCTCAGATTGGTGAAGAGGTAGTAACCACCGGGCAATTCTCGGTACGTCTTCATCTCGCGGTTATCAGGGTGGGCCGGATGGTCGTTGATTACGGCATTTTTATTGCCGGGAACGTAGGGAATTGAGTCCATCTTAGAAATCAAGTCATAGTTCTCAATCAAGTGGCTTACCGCCTCAGCCATTACCTTTGACTGATAGTTATCTCCGAATGTGGCTAAGGTTTGTCCGTCGTTCTGAAGCCTAATGACGTAGTCACCGGACGCATCTGTGGAAACTTCAGAAACAGACACGGAAGCACCCTCATCTTCCTCATCCGGGGAAACAGCACCATCTGAAACTATCTCCGTGTCAATATCCTGAATCAGCCTATCAATCATCTCCTTGGCTTGAGATTCAGCCGGAGAAGAAATCGCGTCTGAAACCTCAACGGTCAACAACTCCGTCACTTCTGTAGCCAACCTGTCCTTCTCCGATTCAAGCACTCTCCGGGCTTGTTTCAGATTGTTAATTCGGGTGGCAATCTTCTCAGAATTGCCGGTCTGAATGGCGTCCTTGGTGAATGCCCGAAGAATCGTAATCCTCTCCGGAAGATTCTGAAGTTCCGTATCCGCGAGAGCGTTTACATTGACCTTAGAATCAATAACTTGTCTCCGATAGAACTCATACTCGGCTCCATTGGTTAGAACGCCCCAATTCACGTCTTCGCTCTTCATATACTCCTGAATCTGTTCTCTATGGTCATCTGTGAGCGGTGTATCAACGCCCTTAGCCTCAATAAACGCGACCGGGGCACCTTCTAAGACTAACGCATAATCTACCTTGAACGTCCGACGAAAAGCCTTCACCGGGTATTCATGTTGGGTGTCTGCCGGAATTTCCCACCCAAGAAGTTCAAGAAAGTCCTGTAAGATAGCGGCCTTTGTAGTCGCTTCCCCCATCTGTGGCGAATCCTCTATCGTAGATTGAGCGTGTTCAACATATCTTCTCACCACCTCTTCATCCATAATTGTCTACAGACTGTTCAGCCCAATGTTATCAAAGTATCCGAACAGTCCTTCTAACCCGTATTGTCTGAAGGACAAACGAAGTGGGGTTTTTTCACGGTAGTCTTGCTAATGTGGGTGGGTAAAGAGAATCAACGGAAGGTCGTGAAAACACGGAAATTAAGGGTTAGAACCCGTTTAGACAGATAGCGCCTCTACACCAAGGCGGCAAAATCGGACAGGTGCGTGTCCGGGTTAGGGTAGTGGACTATCCTTCAGCCTTGTGGAGGCTGAGACGCGGGTTCGATTCTCGCACCCGGACCTTCTGAGGAACGTAGTGGCGAAGAAGGCCGGAAGGCGAAATCGAACCCTGCCAGTCGCGCGCAGCGCAGTAGTGAGCGAGCACGTCTGGATTCGGTTCGATTCTCGCACCCGGACCTTCTCTCTGAGACTATAACCGACGAGCACCGCGAAGCGTGTGCTCGCCACGAGTGTCGAAGGAGAAGTCGACGAGAGAATCGAATCAGGGAGCAACTGAGCGCAGCGAAGTTGCGAGTGAGGTTCGATTCTCGCACCCGGACCTTGACGATCTAGCCCATCGCTGTCGCGCAATTTTCGGTCGTACACCGGAAGGGACATCGGAAGGATAGTCACAGACCAGCAACTCAGAGAATGCACTGACCATCGAATTTTATTGTGCACTGGATTCAGCGGGACGTATGGCGAGTTCGGATTCCCAAACGTTCAGTGATTTCGTTACTGGGGACAAGCAGTTCGAGGTTCCCCTCTATCAGCGGAATTATTCGTGGGAGAAAGACCACGTAGAGGATCTTTGGGACGACCTGGTCGAGGCCGTCGAAATGGATCGTGACCACTACATCGGCACGTTCCTGCTGATGGATGATGATAGAGCGGATGATTCCGCTCACAAAATCATCGACGGCCAGCAGCGACTCACAACGCTAACGATTCTACTCTTCGAACTGCAGGAGAGACTCGATGAACTCGGCAAGGAAACGGAGGCTCGGAAGATCCGTGGCGAATATATCGCCAGATACGGCGATCAGAAACTGACGCTGGCCGGCGACGACAAGACGTTCTTCAAGCGGACGATTATGGAAAATGTCCTCGATGACAACCGGAAGGGACAGAAGCCGAATGCACTTTCCGATGTCGAGACTGCCAGTCCATCTCAGGGCCGACTTCTCAAAACGAAGGAGCTAATCCGAGTATGGCTCAGAGAGGGTGTTCCTGAGAGTAGCTCTCACGAGGATTATGTCGACTTCTGCATCGATCTCTACCATAAGATCCAGTCGCTCCCGCTTTTGGAGTACACCGTCAGCTCTCGAAGCGAGGCGGCCCGAATATTCCAGACCGTCAACGACCGCGGGAAGTCGCTCACCGATCTAGAGATCACGAAAAGCTACCTTATGCACCGTGTGTCCCTCTTAGAGAACGAGGACGAAGCAGACTCATCGATCGAATCCATTCAGGACTCGTTCAACGAAATCTACGATTCGATCGAGAATATCTCGTCGGGGCCCAGTGAGGATCGCGTACAGCGATACCATTTCATTATGTGGGACGACGAGTGGGGGACTGGCTGGGATCAGCGGCACTATCAAAACCACCTCGAACACCTCAAAGAAGACTTCCGGGCGGTCGGGAGTGTCGAGGAAATTCTACGCTACGTTCAGGAATTGGAGCGGATGTTCGGAAAGCTCGATGAACTCTATAATTACACCGAAAGGGACGATCTCGACAACAAATGCATCGAGACTCGTCTCTCCAATCTGTTCATCGCAGGCCGATTGGCGAATTTCTATCCGTTGTTGATGGTTGCGTACGACCAGTACACCCGCGAGGAAGTATCAGAGATGACAGAAGACAAATTCTGTGAACTGCTCGAAAAGGTGGAGACGTTCATCGTTCGAACGTATATTATCGAGCAGAAGAGTGCGGATACGGGGCGAACGAGAGTCTATCCCCTTGCAAGAAAGCTCCACTATAACGCGAAAGAGACGGTCCCGAATTCGATTAGTCCGTTGCATCCAGACGGTGTTATCGAGCGGCTCAAAAAGCGGATCAACGACTACTGTAGTGACTCAAGGCTCGAATCGACGCTCGGTGAATCGGACGTGTACCGATACTACGGAAGCCGGAAAAGCGAACTCCGACTCCTGCTGTACACCTACGAGAGTTATCTCGAAGATGACGAGGAAGACATTCAGTTCTACGTCGAAGATGTCGTCAACAACAGAGACGATCGATTTTCGATCGAACACGTCTGGCCCCAGACACCGAAGGAAGGGTTCGATGAGGAAACCAAGGAGTTGGTGAAACAGCACACTCATCGGCTCGGGAACCTCGCCCTAATGACGCCGGAAGATAACGCCGTGAAAGGGAACGACCCATTCGAGGACAAAAAGAAGGATTTCACCAGATCGAAGATCCGGATGCTCGAGGCCATCTTCGCGATGGACGAGTGGGGAGTGAATCAAATTGAGAAGCGGGAACAGGGGATGATCCGTGTGATCAAAGAACGCTGGCCTGACGAGTATACGGACTCGTAGCCCTCCGAAACCCTATCCCGAAACACGCACTCCATCGACAGCGACGCGAGCGCCCCGGTTGCACCGAGACACCAACCCGCTCGATTTCCACAGATTCGAGAACCATTTCCCAGTTATATGCTCCGAGCGTGCATCTGTTCATCTGTAAGGTGAACGATTATGAGCACAACCCCCACGACCCGAACCGCGGCTGAGACGACGTTCGGCAACGTCCTCGACTTCGACCTGCAAGGTACCCTCGCCGGGTACTGGATCGCCGCGCTGCGCGTGATCACCGGCTACTGGTTCCTGCACGCCGGCTTCACGAAGTTCAGCTTCGTCGCCGGCGAACCGTTCGACGCGAGCGGCTACCTCCTCAACGCCTCGGGAAGCCCGATCGCCGGCCTGTTCGCGTGGGTCGCCGGGACCCCGTGGCTGCTGGAGTTCACGAACCTCGCGATCCCGCTCGGCGAGTTCTTCATCGGCCTCGGGCTGATCGTGGGCGCGCTCGTCCGATTGGCCTCGTTCTTCGGGGCCGTCCTGATGACGTTCTTCTACTTGGGGAACGCCGATTGGGCGCACGGGCTGGTCAACGGTGACCTGATGGGCCTGCTGCTCTTCGTCACGGTCGCGACCCTCGGTGCGGGCCGGATCCTCGGACTCGACGCCTACCTCGAAACGCTCGACTTCGCGGACACCCGCGTCGCGAAGTTCTTCCTCGGGTAGCTCCCGAGCCCTGTCGTCGTTTGGTGACGGTCTCGCTTTCTCTTTTCTTCTCGTTTGGGGCTGCGCCCACGACGCCGATCCGCGGATATTTTGCTTCCGACACCGACGCTTCGTGTATGGCGATCGACCTCCGAAGTGACACGGTGACGCGGCCCTCCGATGCAATGCGCGAGGCGGCCGCGGACGCGCCGGTCGGCGACGATGTCTACGGCGAGGACCCGGCGGTGAACGAACTCGAAGCGGCCGCGGCCGAGCGGGTCGGCACCGAGGACGCCCTCTACGTCCCGACCGGGACGATGGGCAATCAGATCGCCGCGCGCGTCCACGCCGACCGCGGCACGGAGATTATTCTCGATCGGAAATCGCACATCTACTGCTGGGAGCTCGGCGGGCTCGCCCAACTGTCGGGGATCCAGCCCCACCCCGTCGACGCCGACGAGGCGGTTCCGACGCCCGCACAGATCGAGGAGGCGTACGTCGAGGAGGATCTGCACCGCGCCGGAACCGGACTCCTCGCGCTCGAAAACACGCATAACGGCCGCGGTGGCGTGGCGGTTCCCGTCGAAACGATCTCGGCGGCGGCCGGGGCGGCACACGACCGCGACGTCCCGGTGCACCTCGACGGCGCACGGTTATTCAACGCCTGCGTCGCGCTCGACGTCGACCCCGCGCGGATGGTCCGCGACGTCGACTCCGTGCTCTTCTGTCTCTCGAAGGGCCTCGGCGCGCCGGTCGGGTCGATCCTCGCGGGCGATGCGGACTTCATCGAAGCCGCCCGCCGCGTCCGCAAACTGCTCGGCGGCGGGATGCGACAGGCCGGGATCATCGCCGCACCCGGTCTGCTCGCGTTAGATAACGTCGAGCGACTCGCGGTCGATCACGAGAACGCCGCCGCGCTCGCGAGCGGACTCGACGCCGTCGAGGGACTGCGAGCCGCGGAGCCGGACACCAACATCGTGCAGGTGTTCACCGACGACCTCGGCGTCCGCGCGGAGGCGTTCATCGAGGCCTGCGAGGGCCGCGGTATCCGCGGCGGTCAACACGGTCCCTACCTCACGCGCTTCTGCACGCACCTCGACGTGACCCGCGAGGACGTCGACGACGCCGTCGATCGGATTTCCGAGGTCGTCGCCGACTTCCGAGACTGATCGCTGTAGCGAGTCGAAAGAGAAGCGAGTCGAAAGCGACCCGTTCACAGCCGAGCGGAGACTTCCGGCTCGACGAACACGTGCGTCACGCGGTCGTCGGTGTCGCGAAGCCGCGATTCGATATCGTCGATGACGCCGTCGAGATCGGCGGCCTCCGTTTCGGGGTCGACGGTGACGTCCATCGTCACGAGCACCGTCTGCGGGCCGACGTAGACCGTCCGGAACGTGTCGATGTGGAGGACCTGTGTCGACTCGCGAACCGCGTCGCGGAGTTCGGCCTCGACGTCTGCGGGGAGGCTTTCACCGAGGATCAGCCGCTTGTTCTCCACCGCCAACGCGATTGCGAACCCCATCAGCAAGAGCCCGATGAGCAGCGCGGCGATCGCGTCGAACACCTCGTTTCCGGTCGCTTTCGAGAGCAGGATTCCGACGAGTGCCAGCCCCGCACCGAGGAGTGCGATGGTGTCCTCGGTAAACGCCGTCAGCGTGGTCACGTCGCTCATCTTGCCGAACGCCTCCCTGATTCCGCTCCAGCCGTAGTGGTCGATCTGTCGCTGCATCTCCGCGTTCGCCTTCGCGAGCGCGTAGGTCTCGAACCCGATCGCACCGAGCAGCACGACCACGTTCACGTACCACGAGGGGAACGTGGTCCCGGCGAACGTGAGCGTGCCGCCCACGGCGTGGCCCCCGTGCGTAATCGCGTTGTACCCGTGCTTGAGCGACTCCCACCCGGCGATGCCGAACAGCAGCACGGCGACCAAAAACGAGTAGAAGAACTGTGCTTTCCCGTACCCGAACGGGTGTTCGCGGCTCGATTCCTTCTCGCTGAACCGAAGCCCGACGAGGAGAAAGACCTGGTTTCCGGTATCTGAGATCGAGTGGTACGTCTCCGACAGCATCGACGGGCTGCCGGTGAGGAGAAATCCGCCGAACTTCATCACCGCAATCGCCCCGTTCGCGAACAGCGCGGCGAGGACGACGCCTTTGCTTCCGGCCATATTCACACCACTGAAGACGGGGATAAAGTGGTTTGCACCGATCGTCGATCCGGCAGTTCGTTGGGCAGTTCGGTGGATAACGCGCCTTCCACCGGTGGTCGCACGGTTCTTGAGGATCGACTCCCTATGGCGGCTATGCTCACTGTCGTCTCTGACACCCACAGCACCGATTCGCATCGCCTCTCCGGGCGGACGCTCGAAGCCGTTCGCGAGGCCGACGTCGTCGCGCACGCGGGCGACTTTATGCGCGAGTCCGTCCTCGACGACTTCGAACGCGAATCGACTCGACTGCTGGGCGTCACCGGGAATAACGACGACGCGGGGGTCCGCGCTCGGCTCCCGGACGCCCGGAACTTCACCTACGGCGGGCTCACGTTTGCGATGACGCACACCCGACCCGGCGGACCGACGGCGCTCTCGCTGTTCGGTCGCCAGCGCGGTGCCGACGTGGTTCTCTTTGGCCACAGCCACCGACCGACGTACGACGCGACGGGGGAGGTGGCGCTCCTCAACCCGGGCAGTCACGCCCAGCCGCGCGGCAACCGCGCGGCGCACGCGGAACTCGAAGCGCTCCCCGACGGCGGGGTCGAGGGACGACTCGTCACCGTCGACGGCGACGTGTTCGAGTCGTTCGTCGTGTCCGAACACTAGCGGAATCGAAGCGGCGTCCCCGGCCTCTCACAGCCACTCGCGCTGCCACGCCACCGCGAGGAACGTCACCGCGATGGCTCCGCCGACGAAGAAGAACGCGCCCGGCGGAAGGGCCGACAACGCTTCGGCGACGGATCGGACGGGGCCGTCGCCGCCAGCCCGTGCCGTCTCGACAGCCGCTTTCGTCACGTCAGCGGCGGTCTGGGTCGCCTTCGCAGCGGTTTCTGTCGGCGCTTCGGTCGCCGTCGGTTCGGAAGTTGGCGCTGCCGTCGGTTCCGCGGTCGGTTCGGGAGTCGGCGTGTCGGCCGATTCGGCGATTTGAAACCCGCCGTCCTCGGACGTCGCGGTCGGCTCCTGCGTCGGTTCCGATGCCGGGGTGGCCGTTTCGGATTCGCCCGGCGTCGCCGTCTCGGTGGCGGTCTCCGTCCCGCTTTCGTTCGTCGCGGCGTCGGTGCCGCCGGCGCTTCCGCCGTCGGCTCCGCCCGCACCACCTTCACCCGCACCGCTCGATCCGAGCGATACCGTCGGGGCGGCTCCGGACCGCACGAGCCTGTCGACGATCACGCTCCCGAGCGCGACGACGCCGAGGCCGCCGAGCACTTGAGTCAGAACTGACTGGAGCCCGCTCGTGTCTTCCTCTTTCCCGGCGACGACGACGAGCGCCCGGTCGGCGGGCGCGTAGACGGTCATCTCCCTGCCCTTCTCTGAGTACGCCGTCCCGGCGGACTCGATGAGCCCGGCGGTTTCGAGCCGATCGAGGTGGTACTGGGCGTTCTGAATCGAGGTGTCGACTCGCGAGGCGACCTCCGAGGGCGTCCCCGGCTCGTCGTGCAGTTCCGCCAGCAGCGTGCGCGCCGTCCCGGAGCCGATCGCCGCGAGCAACTCGTCGACCTCGTCGCTGTCGAGTCCGACGACGCGCGGATCCTTATCGTCGTCGTCGGAGACGTCTGGCCGGGAGGGGAGGATGTCGGCCATTTCTCGGAAACCTTTCGACGCACGTGTGATGAGTCTTGCTCTCGCCGTCGGGGTGTGAAACGGACGGCGAAACGCCTTTACTGACGCCGGGGGTAGCGGCGGCTATGTTCGTCTCACCACCAGGTGCGGTCGGCCGCTCGCGAGCCGTGCATCCGGGTGGCGACCCTGCCCAGATCGATGCCGTCGTCGACTTTATCGCGGCCAATCCGGCGCTGGTCATCCTCCTCGCCTTTCTCTTGGGATTCGTCTTCTTCGCGTACCTCTTTGTCAGGCGGACGCTGACGGGGCTCCGCGAGGGATTCGACGACGGGTACGAAGGGAAGTAGCCGGATGGTCGCCCTCGAAACACTCCTGACGCTCGTCGTCGCCGCGCTCGCCAGCCTGTTTATGGCGTGGTCGATCGGCGCGGGCTCCTCGGGGTCGACGCCGTTCGCCCCGGCGGTCGGCGCGAACGCTATCTCGGTGATGCGCGCGGGGTTCATCGTCGGCGTGCTCGGTCTCGCCGGTGCCGTCCTCCAAGGCGCGAACGTCACCGAGGCGGTCGGGAACGAACTCGTCATCGGCTCGGTCCTCACGGCGACGGCCTCGACGGTCGCGCTCTTAGTGGCCGCAGCGCTCGTCGCGATCGGCGTCTTCGCGGGCTACCCGATCGCGACGGCCTTCACCGTCACCGGCGCGGTCGTCGGCGTCGGCCTCGCCAACGGCGGCGGCCCGGCGGTCGCGAAGTACCAGCAGATTGTCTCGCTGTGGGTACTCACGCCGTTTGTCGGCGGCGGAATCGCCTACGCGACCGCCAAACTGCTCCGCAGGGAATCGATCCCCGAGCGCGTCGCTATTCCGGCGCTCGGCGGCGTCGTCGGCCTCCTCGTCGCGAACATCCGATTCGCCGTTCTCGGGGGCGAGACGGGGCGCTCGCTGGCTGAAGTGGGCGCATCAACGACACCACCGATCGAGATTCCGCTCGTCGGTATCGACCTCGGCGTCGTCGCCGTCTCCGGACTGTTCGTTTTGGTCTCGTTCGCGCTCGTCCGGCGCGAAATCGTCGTCGACGCCGCGCGCGGGCAACGCCGCTTTCTGCTCGTGTTGGGCGGACTCGTCGCGTTCTCGGCGGGCGGGAGTCAGGTCGGTCTCGCGATCGGCCCGCTCGTCCCGCTTCTCGGTGCGGTAGCCGTGCCGCTGCCCGCCCTACTGGTCGGGGGCGGTCTCGGACTGCTCGTGGGATCGTGGACCGGCGCGCCGCGGATGATCAAAGCGATCGCACAGGACTACTCCTCGCTCGGCCCGCGCCGATCGATCGCCGCGATGATTCCGTCTTTCGCCATCGCGCAGGCCGCTGTCGCACTCGGGATTCCCGTCTCGTTCAACGAGATCATCGTCAGCGCGATCATCGGAAGCGGCTACGCCGCGGGCGGGGCGGGCGTCAGCAAGGAGAAAATGCTCAAGACGGTGCTCGCGTGGGTCGGCTCGCTCGCACTCGCGTTCGGTGTCGCCTACGCCGCGTTCACCGCCCTCGACGCGCTTCTCTGAGGCGATCACGTGGAACCTCTGTTCGAATTCCGGTTCGGTGGAAGTCCTTCCTGTCCG is from Halobellus sp. LT62 and encodes:
- a CDS encoding Eco57I restriction-modification methylase domain-containing protein; protein product: MADSSAILNALHGVASRITDDSSERDVETAFLQEGFFTQLGYQGIGHDLRSEWKLPDDRRPDYATLNDNQAVTAVYEFKNPSEDLSGHESQLFHYTKELKAEYGVLLNGREFRLFRRTNGSHTRLVTLNLADATQSDVRELSGALEKPTWDTTDPDIITQYVGELEPVSLEDELGREEFFETFRLEEGSPFAELVISSMELLHELRDEQEAKFVEGAYDFWDASYASEPDDIPDSWEPFIDGEQSLRDFMFCLESGHALLARLLLAKASEDHDFFPDNRGLRRYFDELPGFGDEIDLDAYPVAAHGLIDDMRNQLVESLFEDDLFIWWTDAFQESTTSQHANPFNRFRDVAREGSGVTRVSDPVREKFSRAVANVFFSILKFDFSRIEGDPLGNLYQRYFDPETRKALGEFYTPQPVIDYIMDGVDYDVGVSAERLIDPACGSGTFLVEAVRRYKQDVRRYNDDPDWENHLTELCSRPHIVGLDIHPFAVLMAQIRFMVEILPEYREAKRNNPQFTIRRLPIFRTDSLRNERESTGADLGSDGQRQLTFDSLTEDNQDVLIPVPLPVEVDEDEVEETDGEFLVQRVRMPLFNTIQLQTNVSNFGEYFAALQGVLDVVKYHMSEEWWEYGGGLQEGISRYTTREYEGVEEFFAPYVDDILSTVRYLREEHGDGRLFKMLEDSVLSLVVKNYLDYEYVVGNPPYVRIQHLPDSQKDYFAQLYDSTTGNYDIYCPFYERGLDWLSEGDGRLGFITPNQFMVTDYGEGIRKVMLQEAQIDEIYDFRDSGVFEDATNYPAIVILSDEDDESIRRENQIRCVRVKANVDDDSGRALDEEIIQAVRDHRGEPGYSDEYIDVFDYPQGELGEGYWPLMPPEELQVFNKLANQGNTSIGEATDAVFQGIRTSKNKVYIVEVLDADRIESTDTGGTVTVIPSGFSEEFEIETDLLRPFLQGNDVERWRGEWSGSHVIYPYHVQNDDGERSATLYSEEELRQETPLTWEYFRAYEDELRGRERGAWEDSDTWWEFGRTQNLEKFEQRKIVQAHICRNATFMIDEAGTWYFTTAYGVLLEPDYREITEEVACQLNSKALDFYFKHITTVKAGGYYEYRSQYVEKLPCVVSENSSFPVMREKSESIVDTIDLESKTERFPEAYLGDFEGELDYIDYEWQTRRYPVDAHIQAQADGTFAVEAGRSDSITDPRMDSQDRAKYVHAAVDGRNVKSGEEMSIPIPRRDTGVRALLDALEEDRETVENTDIGELEADIDQAVYKMFELTEEEREVIEDYLEVF
- a CDS encoding type I restriction enzyme HsdR N-terminal domain-containing protein encodes the protein MDEEVVRRYVEHAQSTIEDSPQMGEATTKAAILQDFLELLGWEIPADTQHEYPVKAFRRTFKVDYALVLEGAPVAFIEAKGVDTPLTDDHREQIQEYMKSEDVNWGVLTNGAEYEFYRRQVIDSKVNVNALADTELQNLPERITILRAFTKDAIQTGNSEKIATRINNLKQARRVLESEKDRLATEVTELLTVEVSDAISSPAESQAKEMIDRLIQDIDTEIVSDGAVSPDEEDEGASVSVSEVSTDASGDYVIRLQNDGQTLATFGDNYQSKVMAEAVSHLIENYDLISKMDSIPYVPGNKNAVINDHPAHPDNREMKTYRELPGGYYLFTNLSKEDKIRYIRRFAERCGLEVEFEGGW
- a CDS encoding DUF262 domain-containing protein gives rise to the protein MASSDSQTFSDFVTGDKQFEVPLYQRNYSWEKDHVEDLWDDLVEAVEMDRDHYIGTFLLMDDDRADDSAHKIIDGQQRLTTLTILLFELQERLDELGKETEARKIRGEYIARYGDQKLTLAGDDKTFFKRTIMENVLDDNRKGQKPNALSDVETASPSQGRLLKTKELIRVWLREGVPESSSHEDYVDFCIDLYHKIQSLPLLEYTVSSRSEAARIFQTVNDRGKSLTDLEITKSYLMHRVSLLENEDEADSSIESIQDSFNEIYDSIENISSGPSEDRVQRYHFIMWDDEWGTGWDQRHYQNHLEHLKEDFRAVGSVEEILRYVQELERMFGKLDELYNYTERDDLDNKCIETRLSNLFIAGRLANFYPLLMVAYDQYTREEVSEMTEDKFCELLEKVETFIVRTYIIEQKSADTGRTRVYPLARKLHYNAKETVPNSISPLHPDGVIERLKKRINDYCSDSRLESTLGESDVYRYYGSRKSELRLLLYTYESYLEDDEEDIQFYVEDVVNNRDDRFSIEHVWPQTPKEGFDEETKELVKQHTHRLGNLALMTPEDNAVKGNDPFEDKKKDFTRSKIRMLEAIFAMDEWGVNQIEKREQGMIRVIKERWPDEYTDS
- a CDS encoding DoxX family protein; this encodes MSTTPTTRTAAETTFGNVLDFDLQGTLAGYWIAALRVITGYWFLHAGFTKFSFVAGEPFDASGYLLNASGSPIAGLFAWVAGTPWLLEFTNLAIPLGEFFIGLGLIVGALVRLASFFGAVLMTFFYLGNADWAHGLVNGDLMGLLLFVTVATLGAGRILGLDAYLETLDFADTRVAKFFLG
- a CDS encoding threonine aldolase family protein, which produces MAIDLRSDTVTRPSDAMREAAADAPVGDDVYGEDPAVNELEAAAAERVGTEDALYVPTGTMGNQIAARVHADRGTEIILDRKSHIYCWELGGLAQLSGIQPHPVDADEAVPTPAQIEEAYVEEDLHRAGTGLLALENTHNGRGGVAVPVETISAAAGAAHDRDVPVHLDGARLFNACVALDVDPARMVRDVDSVLFCLSKGLGAPVGSILAGDADFIEAARRVRKLLGGGMRQAGIIAAPGLLALDNVERLAVDHENAAALASGLDAVEGLRAAEPDTNIVQVFTDDLGVRAEAFIEACEGRGIRGGQHGPYLTRFCTHLDVTREDVDDAVDRISEVVADFRD